Within the Dolichospermum compactum NIES-806 genome, the region TTCCTTCTTTCTTACTCCTGACTCCTTACTTAACCCAAACAGTTTTCACATTCACAAATTCATGTAAACCTTGAATACTCAACTCCCTACCGTAACCAGAACGTTTAATGCCACCAAAAGGTAGACGGGGATCAGATTTAACCATGCTGTTAATAAATACTGCACCGGCTTCAATTTCTTGAATTAGGCGATTTTGTTCTTCTGTATTTGTTGTCCATGCACTCGCACCCAAACCAAAGGGACTATCATTAGCTAATTTAATTGCCGCTTCGATATCAGGAACTCGGAATAATAATGCCACCGGACCAAAAAATTCCTCTTGGGCAATTGGTGTATCTACAGGAATATCTATGATAATTGTGGGCGGATAAAAGTTCCCCAGCATTTCTGTTAAAGGATGTCCTCCTGTGAGGATTTTTCCACCACTTTTTACGGCATTTTTAACTTGTTCGTCTAATTCTTGGAGAATATCAGGAGTTGCCAATGGTCCTAAATCTGTATCTGCTGCCATTGGATTACCAATTTTCAAAGCTTGAAATTTTTCTAACAGCAGTTTTTCAAATGTATCAGCAATGGATTCAGCGATAATAAAGCGTTTCGCAGCAATACAAGATTGTCCATTATTTAACATTCTTGCTGTTACTGCGGTGCTAACTGCTGTTTCTAAATCGGCACTTTCTAAAACAATAAATGGGTCACTGCCCCCCAATTCTAAAACAGTTTTTTTAATTTGTTTTCCAGATGCAACCGCCAGAGATATACCTGCTGGTTCACTACCTGTTAAAGTAGCAGCTTTGACGCGATCATCAGCCATCAAATTGGCAACTTGCGCAGCGCGAATTAACAATGTTTGAAATACACCTTTGGGAAACCCGGAACGGTTGATAATATCTTCGATCGCCAGGGCGCACTGTGGCACGTTGGAGGCGTGTTTGAGTAGTCCTACGTTGCCCGCCATAAGTGCAGGTGCAGCAAACCGAAAAACCTGCCAAAATGGAAAATTCCAAGGCATGACGGCGAGAATTACCCCTAAAGGTTGATATTTTATAAAACTATGACTGGCATCGGTTTCAATGGGGACATCAGCGAGAAAATTGGGGGCATTTTCGGCGTAATAACGACAAACCAAGGTGCATTTTTCAACTTCTGCGATCGCCGCTTTTAATGGTTTACCCATCTCCAACGTCATCAATTTCCCTAAATCTGCCTTTTCTTGGTCTAAAATAGTTGCTGCTTGTTCTAACCAGTGCGATCGCTCTACAAAACTCGTCTGACGATATCCCGCAAAAGACTTTCCTGCTAAATCCAACTTGGTAATAATTTCTGTATCTTTCAGTGGCTCAAAAGTTTTGAGCGTTTCCCCAGTGGTGGGATTAATAGTAGCTATAGCCATAACCTGACCCCCCATTAAAAAATAGTTTGAGGTAGTTTACCAGTCTTACACACATTCCTTACAGAAGCTAACACGAAAATTGACTTGGAGAGAAAATAATGAAAATAATTTGTCATTAAGAGGATGTTTGAAAAGTTTTTAATGTATAAATAAACCCCTCTCCAAACCTCTCCAGTATTAAATGTTATTCCTTTTCCCTCTCCTCTTAGGAGAGGGTTAGGGAGAGGTGCGGGGAGAGGCTTTGAAACCCCCATTCCCTTGTAGGGAAGGGGGGAAGCTGACAGGTGTAGGTTTTTTACATTCTGGTGAGGGCAAGACTTGGGCGACAAGGTGGACAAGGTGACAAGGGAGGAAAACCCTACAGGATGATGTTTTTTGGCAACAATAACACACCGTTAAAAGACTATTGTGCGGATAAAATCTTCCTTGTCTACGTTCCCTCCAAGTCTTCCCAGTCTTGCCTTCACAGACAATATTAAAAACCTACCCTTGTGAGAAGGGGGGGTTAGGTTTCTGGAGATTATCGGTTTCATCTAATACTTTTCAAACACCCTCTTAAGCAGTGATTTTGGCTGGAAGAACAATGCTAATTTTGAAAATATCAATTGTACGGATACAAATTAGTAGTTAAAATGGTGGTAATTCTAAAGAGATATTACCCAGAAGTCCTTTGCGAAAATCGGTGATCATTTGT harbors:
- a CDS encoding NAD-dependent succinate-semialdehyde dehydrogenase; this encodes MAIATINPTTGETLKTFEPLKDTEIITKLDLAGKSFAGYRQTSFVERSHWLEQAATILDQEKADLGKLMTLEMGKPLKAAIAEVEKCTLVCRYYAENAPNFLADVPIETDASHSFIKYQPLGVILAVMPWNFPFWQVFRFAAPALMAGNVGLLKHASNVPQCALAIEDIINRSGFPKGVFQTLLIRAAQVANLMADDRVKAATLTGSEPAGISLAVASGKQIKKTVLELGGSDPFIVLESADLETAVSTAVTARMLNNGQSCIAAKRFIIAESIADTFEKLLLEKFQALKIGNPMAADTDLGPLATPDILQELDEQVKNAVKSGGKILTGGHPLTEMLGNFYPPTIIIDIPVDTPIAQEEFFGPVALLFRVPDIEAAIKLANDSPFGLGASAWTTNTEEQNRLIQEIEAGAVFINSMVKSDPRLPFGGIKRSGYGRELSIQGLHEFVNVKTVWVK